The sequence below is a genomic window from Lycium ferocissimum isolate CSIRO_LF1 chromosome 9, AGI_CSIRO_Lferr_CH_V1, whole genome shotgun sequence.
tataatggatGGGGGATGAAACTTGAACTTATAACTTCTGTATGCCCTTGTACCATGTTGAGGTTGTgatcatctcatctaaaagtaaGAAGCTATTAAAAATAGCATATCGTTAGTTGCGTAGTTATCATCTTCACATTAACGTGTTAGATGGATGAGAGAGAGAATATAAATCCAAGAGTGCAAAAAACTCAGCATCTAGTACAATACCTTTATTGCATATGTTGTTCTAACAAAATAGTAACTGCGTTTATAGTaatgaagaaagtgattgaaaaaaataagagaagcttttccttgatttcaaaaagTACCTTATTTATTATGTCAAACAATCTGTTGGAATAATTTAATCCAATTGTAGAAATCTGTTGTTAACCTCAAATTCTCCCTTCCCCACATAAACCTCTTAAAAGAACTAAAGTTGTCCTCACTTAACCATAAAATACACTCCAACATCCAACTCCCACCTCCCCACCCCCTCGCCCCaaacacacccccccccccccaccccaaaatGTCTCTCTCCTTCAACAACTTGAAAAGACCATTGGAACAGTTAAAGAGTTGACCAGTTGATATATCATAGTGAGATTACATTGATCCAAAGAGGGATTTAATTATACTCAAGAAATGATGACTATATTCCCAAGAAACTCAAACACCAAAGAGGGCTACCACCAAACTATCCTTTGAGTAATCTTCAAGCCTTTCTTTGAAACCTCTATTTTTTCTACtttgccttttctttttttctctctttattcTCTCATTGAAACACAACCCATaaagagaaagaacaaaaaaggtGTTATGGAAAATCACCAATTCATATATCCAATTCTTATCTCCTTTATTACTGCTCTTGGCCTTGTCTCCATTTCTCTTTGCATAGCTGctgaattcaagaaaacaaaggtaagtttttttttttttttttcaatctttaACCATCTATTttcaattggatttttttttggctttgatCATTTTGTTTGATTGGTTATCTTTTGCTTGCAGAAGAAAGATCTCAGGTTTGATGGGGAATTGTGTTACTTGCCTGGAAGTGTGGATTTTGAATTGGGAATTGGAGCTATAATTTGTTTAGTAATGGCTCAAGTAATTGGCAACTTGTTGATatgtaaaattttcttttcaaggGACCATCAAAACAGTTCATCAAAGGCTAAAAAGAAGCCTACCATTAATGGCTTCATGTGTGTTCTTTCATGGTAGGTGATCCATCCATTTCTAACATGAAATTTACTtttgagtttaatttttttttttttttatggatcATTCAAATTCATAATCTTGAAAATGAAATGCTGTACCTGCAGCTATAATAGGTAAAAATGATTTGAtagtataaaaaatatttatcttggcgatatatataacttaaaagtctttaCTTTCTACTCTGAAGTCGAAATGATTGATTTATCAGAAATATTTTTATCATGtctaaataaggaaaaaatatcaaattgaaTAGAACAACTTTAATATGTATTGATTTGATAGAACAGTAACTATTCGGGTTATTATCTTGCTTTGAGTTTCAATTGTGTAACAACTTGAAAAATAGATACGTGACGAAGTGGCAAGGTACGAGTGTTGAAGCTGAATGTGCAACATACGGGCATGAATTAAATTACTCAGTTTTCTTCGTATTTCAATTGGTTTCAGGTTTCTTTATTTTACCGATAACAAATAATGCTGCATATGGGCTACAGTTAGTCCGGAGGTGAAACCTGGATTTTGTTGATGCTTTTTGAACcatcttttttttccttactaGATTCTgaataaatcatttttaaatatataaaataattcttTATACAAATACAACATTTGAGCTTAAGTTACTGAATTCTACCGAACTTgtactaaaaaaaatggataatttGTGAAGGTTGAAAGTTGTAATTTGCGGGGGTTTCATCTTCCGCTAGCAAATAGTGGAGGCTAAAACCTCCACGAaatgcaactttcaacctccgcaaattatcCAATTTTTTGTAGTGCAATTTTAAGGCTAACCCGTCCCTAGTATCCCACAATAAAAGAATTATCTAGTAAGTTTCACTATTAATCTCTCTCGTTACCTGGCGCATATTCAGATTAAAGGAACGACAACCAAATgattaaactaaaaaaaaaaaaaaaaaaattaattaatttcttctttttactttgtttttctCGATAAGCTTCAAGGCAATAAGAATTTGAACATCGAACATActaatttcattattttgattacCGTTGGTATTGATCTTAACCCGTGCCTCAACATCTCCGTTTTGTATAGATGgataattttcaaatcaaaatattttcaaccGAAATTTTGTTCTAAATATAGAGTATCGTCTTTTCATGATGTATATTTGTTCTAGAATTTTGTGTTGAGCTCTGAAATCTTGACTAGTTAGTTATAAATGAAATGATGATTGCATTTGCAGGATGAGCTTTGTGATGGCAATAATTTTGATAGGGACTGGCAGTAGCATGAACAAAAGCCAACCACTTGGTGAAGGGTGGATTGATGGTGAATGTTACATAGTTAAAGATGGTGTCTATATTATTTCAGCTATTTTGGTCTTTGTAACTTTGAGCTCAACACTTGGTTCCCTCATcttgaaaataaagaagaagaaccaAGTCGAAACAAGATGGCAAGATACTTCTACAAGTTGAATATATAGAAAGATATATACAAGATGAGAAATGAAATACAAAATGCATAGACTTACTTAGCAACATGTTTTTCTTATGATAAAGAATCAATGCCCTCCATCCTTGAGAGAAAAGCACATAAGAGCTTCCTATGTTTGGTTGatcaaaattttagaaaatattccgttaaaaatgcaaaaaatatttttttctagtaAAAATAGAGAACAAAAATTTCATTAGTGACTACCACACTAATTGTCTCCTTCCCACCCTCCAACACACCACACCCCGATAGACCCCATCCCACAAACCAACCTTTCACCTCCATAATACTttctaaattatatataaatactttTGGAACAATATTTTTGCTAATTTACCAATACtaaaaatacttaagaaaaccacttagtatttttcaaaaagcatttttttccttcgtataaaacacaataattttctttcttttttatttggcGAGGCGGGTGAGGAGATGGAAGGGGAATAAAGTGAAGACGCATGTTTCATGGTCCTTTCTAACGCAAGGAATAAGGTAATACTGAAATGTAGACACTTTTCTTCTTCCCCACATGGTGGTGATGTGTTATCAAATTTCAATTAGTACTTCAACAAGTCAGCAATGCACATGGCCAGCAGAAAAGTCCTCCACCGTCTCAGGAAAGTTGGCATAGACATTAGTCAATAAGTTGTCTAAGAAAAAtcttagaaaaaatatttaaattagaGGGACCAGTTCCCCTCCCAGAAACCTGTCCGTATTCACAACTCTCATGTGAAAGGCACTCGAGAAAGGATTTAAAGTTTTTTCTGTGGGTGTCAACCAACAATTGAAAGGTTTTAATTGCAGTTTGACAGATGACTTCGTAGTTCGATAACaagtaggggtgtcaatggtttttttaaaaaccaacttaACCGATCGAATCGAACCGATTTTTAGGTTTTCTTACAAAAATCgatggtttttatataaatttataaccgtaccgaataattaggttggtttttatttttataaaaataaaccaaaaaaataccgaaccgtaccaaatatatttataggtaaatatattttatatattaagtttaaaaataataaaatatgaaaaatttcgTCTTGGGCCTGGGGTGATGGAAACAATTATGAGTCGTCAACATAATTAACACTCAAGATCCTAACACTGCAACCTATTATACTATTCTATATATTAAAACTAAATTAGTTCTAGGATTAGGACCTCGATTAGTAACATGTAACCTACGAGGCGTTCGAACAATTTTGGATAGCAAACTACAAGATATTAGATATCTTTCTCTCATatgatttaaattatatttctctTATTGGATACTTAATATTAGTAGATTCGATTCTTCAGTCTCATCTTGATTGATTTCTTCCCTCTTATGTGATTAAAATTATATGTTTTATCTTTGCTTAACATTGTTTTATACGATCGTAAAATAGTGAGATCAATCTCGCTTTCGTGTCGTCTTTCAAGTTTTCTTGATTCATCACCTTTTAAACAGTAAAAATGTCTAGAGAGTTTAGTTAAAGTCTAACCGGCATATCGTGTTCTAACTTTTACTAGTGATTTTTACATGaagtttttattttagaaaaataccgAAAATTAAACCGACCCTTACCGACATCGAAGAAAAAACCGAGATGTTTTGGGACGGTTTCGAAAAATCTAATTTTGgttatactaaataaaataaccgaaaaatcggtatggtataaattttataaaataaccgcCCAAACCATACCATTGGCACCCCTTTATAACAAGGATAACATTATTTCTTACAGTTTcgtaataaatatatttcaataaaCTCTTGAGTAACTAAAATATTTGACTGTTTTCCAAGAGAGAAGCTCCACATAAAGTGATgaataagtaaaatatttatcaGGACGGATAGAGTGACGCTAGAAATGAACGCGCTAGATGCCTAAAACCTGTGTACGCAAGGACCTCGTATAACAACAGAGACAGTAACCACATTAGAGCAAAACTGTCAACAGAATTTCAccatattttgagaaaaaactACATTTTCATCAAAAAGAGCCACAATATACATTCAATGGTATAGTGAGAACAATTCCAAACACAATATGATAAGAATAAACCTACATCGAGGAATATAGGCAAAAGTGTTCAAACACCATCCTTTTGTGCCAAGAGGGCAATATATGCATTATGCACAAAATGAGCACCAGCAAATATATAATGATAGCAATAAAGAGCATTGCATTGCAAGAGAAAGTAAAGATAACTATTAAAACTGCTGGGCACCTTTCATTAAAAATGTCACTAGAAGGGTATTTTCGTCTAGACAAAGTTTAAGGTAGTACAGAACAACTTTTAAACTCAAGAGAATGATGAGAAGACAAGTTCATTTCCTCGGTCTAATCTAGGCTAAAGAAACTAACAGACAACTTACATGTCAAATCCCCTTGACCAAATGACAAGATGCGTAGATCAGGTGAGAGAACCAAGTGAACTGATTGAAAAACTCAAATCCCCACCAGGGCATACATACGACATCAATAGTCGCATAAAGAAGCGTATAAGAAAACCTGGCTCACTGGACCAAAAAAAGCATGAACCAGCCATGAATAACAATTCCTAATACAACTGCAACTGTAGTAATTGGCAGTTCAGTAACATTTGGTATTGAACTCCTCAGCGAATGTCATAAACTAGCGGGAGATTTACTCTGCCAGTGGGTTGAGCAAGGCAGAAAACGACACAACCAGACACCGTGCGAAACTCCAACGAATATGTTACATCCTCATGTACCCTCCTCCACGGCCCCTACTGCCATAGTTATTATAACCCCTTCCCCAACCATAGCCATATGCACCACGATGCCCACCATGTCCAGGCCCATAGCCACCATACCCAGGATAAGGCCTTTGCTGATGGTTACCGAAAGTCTGGaggaaaaaacataaaaaaaaaaaaaggagtgaTTTGTTAGTTACTGCCACTGGTATGTAATAGTAATTGATCAAAATCCAGTGAATATTTGTTTGCGGGGTAAACGAACCTCAGTATCCTGCCTCATCCTATGAGAAAAGTGATTTTGCCCATTCCTACCTCCACGAGCAACTGTGTTGCGAGATATATTATCAAAGAAGTCATCCTTAATATAGGCAGGCTGCGCAGACATCAGAAGGAGAATTAAATGTGATAATTTAAACGCTTATGACAATCATATTATACAAGTAATATGACTCAAGGTCTGGTAAAGAGGAATATAATGCAAAATAACATGTGGATAATTCGATTATACGTGATAAAAATGCTTGACACCTACTTTGGGATCAGCATTAGCATCCAAGCCATGACCATCGTCATTCCCCTTGTTCTCATTGTCCATAGCAATGTCCTCGCCATCCATCTTTTTAGCTGTTTGTTTTGCTTTACCAAGATAACCCCATACTTCATCCTTATTAAACTTCTCATTCATTGCAGCAAAATCGAATTCTTCGGTGAACTCTGAAGATGATTGCAACtgcaacaacacaaaaacaaaatgTCATAAGCTAGATGATTATGAAATTGCTTCCAGAGGCAGAAACATTTTTTGGACAAGGGCAGCagaaatatttataaagcaGAACAGAAAATTTTCCTATAAAGCAAAGAAACTTGTAAGGCAAAGGTAATTTGCATTCTTAAGGAAGCATCATTCGTTTTGAACTCTTGAAATGGTATGGATCTTGAAGTCCCTAAACTTCTTGATCACGAAGAATCTTACAGCAGCTATGTTTGATGCAATTCCCACCTTAAGGTATTATGCCCAAGGAATACAGGAGTGGTTACCATAGTTAATTCTTTTCGCTTAACTTCTTAGACCAGTTATTGTTCATAAACCCCCACCACCTAAACCCCATTTATTCCATCTCTTACGTACTTTTTTGGCCCAAAACGAATACCAAAgctcttctccttcttcatccGTGTAAACATTCTGTATTTTCAGTTTGAGTTCCGAGTGGTAAACCTAAATGGTACAAAGTTGATTCTTTTTCATACTCAGTGCAAAGTTAATTCTCACAACACTCTTACTTTAAAAATGCTATTTCTTTTGAAGGGGGGCTACATATTTGGATGTAGTTAAACCTGTGGATATATAGATTAACtgttaccattctcaaaaaaaaaaaaaaaaaaaaaaagctacttCTTCGACTGTTTCTCTCTCTTATCTCTCTTACTCTACTGAAAATACATCCCTTCTACCCTCCCCTTTGTCAGAGGCCTTAATATGTCATCCTACATCATTTTGCTAAGATTTCATCCCAACATATTCATTACCCACCCCATGCCTATACAGGCACACCTTATATAAAAAGAACCTTACTTGAGCTTCAGAGAGGTGGAAAGAGGGCATCAGCTTTTGCGTCTTAAATCCACAATGGGACAAGAAAACTGTACCTAGATTTAATGAGTTCTAGCTTCTCTATTGCTTGTAGATTTTTTGTTTTCCAGAAAAGAgacaaaataaattttatggAAGTCCATTGATAGCCACAAGATTACAGTAAATATGCATTATTGTGTCATGTCAACAATGTCTAAATCCATATAGAATATGAATGTGATGTTTGAATTTTAACGCAAAGGAGGAAACAGTGATAGAATCAAACTATCAAGCATATCAATCTTTGACAAGCAAGGGCATAGCTTAAGAGTCTAGTAGAACCCAACcccaaacaaaaaaggaaagcaaGCAATCATCGGATGTACATGGTCACTAGTTCAAGCAATTAAATGAATGATAGGCAGAACCAGTTTCACAGAGATTCAACCACTTTACTACTGACATCCAATAGACTTCACACTACAAATAATAGAATAAGGCAATTGAACTGCATAAGGGCAGAAAtggttctaaataaataataacaGCAAATAATTTAACCAGACACTCATCAAAACATGAAGGGCTAAATAACCTTCTTTGCAGCAGGTGGCAGTGGCAACAATGGCGCTTGGGCTGCTGAAGTAGTAAATGATGATGAGGGATTCAGAGGTTCTGAGCTGAGAACACCAAGGTCCTTCTGATCTGAATATAATTGCCCAGGAAATCTAGGTAGAGATAACTGATCTGGAGTTAGCAATCTAGGGGGTTGCTGTCGAAACACACCTGATGAGGAATCTACAAATGGGGATACAGGATACAAGGGTGAAGCATTAGAACCCATTCTAGCAAGGATAGGAGCACCAGAGTTACCCACATTTTGACTAGACTGGGGAAATGCAGGAGTATATGCGTAAGAAGGCATGGAAGAGGTTACAGATAATAAGGGAGATATAATGTTAGTACTAGGAGCCACAGGAAGTTGCTGTGGGGCAAGATTCTGTATGCTAGCTAGAGATAAAGAATTTGCAGTGGTAACCACAGGCACTGGAGCTACGCATTTTGGCAGAACAGCTGAAGTGAAAGGTTCAGGGCCTTGGAGTGGGTAAGTCTGCAGCAAATCCTGCATCATCGCATGTGAAGCAGCAGGCTGAATAGAATGTTGTGGAGCATGGTTACTGCTTGCGGGTTCACTGTATCTTTGCTGGTAAGCAGGAGTTGCATAAGAACCCATGTTGGATTGAGTTGCCTGAGAAGCGCCATATTCAAACTGGTTTACAGATTGATGTGAAGGTGGCATACTATTCAAGGAAGTAGGTCCCTTGTATGAGCCATATTCTGTCAAAGATCCACCACTAAGTGAAACCGATTTTGAAGAGCTTGGGGAGACTCCAGCACAGTGTGACTACAGGAATAAAAATGGCATTACCTTACTGTGAAATAAAAGTAAAATGTAGCAACTACTGTCAGATTTTCTTGGGTAAATACTATCAGCATAACTTCTCGTGCAAATTTTACAATAGATTATTTAAGGTGTCATCTATTGTTAGGAGATTAAGCACCTGAATAATTGCAGGATCGTTATCTAATGATTCTTCCACTTGAAGAGGCGGCGAGGACTTTACTTGCAAATCCTGAAAGAGAAGATATTTTTTCTTAGAAATCAACCTTCAAGGGCAAAGAGAGAAAATGATGATCTTCGGCCTTCCACCAAAAAGAAACCCATTACCACAAAGATATTAGTGAACCACAACATTTACAAATAAATTGAAGCAATGAAAACACTCCAATTGGTCTTTGCAACTAGGTAAACTTCTTGTACGTAGCTTCCTCCCGTTAATGTTTTACCGACTTTTAGGGGCTGAAAGTTAGTTTAATAATGAGAAGAAATTTTTCCAATCTTATGCAATTAAGAAGCTGGGCAAGTATATCAAACGCGCAGCAACAAAAATTGACTAGGGTTGCATCGGTTGTTAACCTACCCAACTCTCCTCTTTTATCCAGCCTTGAGACGGCCAAATATGAGCAAGCTCACACAGACGAGTCCAAGTGGAAAGACATAGACAGTGAGGATTAACATAGCCGACCCCCACTAGCTTGGGATGAAGCGCGATTGTTGTGGTATACCGCGCAGCAGCATCGTGCATCCGTCaaacaaaaaaacatataaCCAAGTGAAGCCTGCTACAGGATCTTAACCAGTAGATCTTTCGAGATTCAAAGTCGCGCCATTGTGTCTATTTTGCAACATCGGAGGGAGATGAATAGAAAATTATTAGAAGACTTGAAAAGCCACTCTAGAGGATTAAGAATTTCttcatgttttatttatatgttatgtgtaAAGAAAAGAGCCTGTGTGTATAGATGGTTGGATCAACTTTTTGGAAGCCTAATGTTGTGTAGAAATATGTACTTTTTGGCACCATTTTGGTGCAAATTTTTTCAATTGActtttatatagatatacaaATTCTATACAAGATCCCCTTTAGGTTGTCCAGTATGAAGATATGCTCACGAGTAACAAGTCAAATCAAATGAAGTGAATCATCAGAGACATAGCCAACACGACATGGCACAATAAACTCCCTGTCAGAACATAAAATTGGTCTCTCCTCTGAGTAATGAAATGTAACAGCATGCACACTTTATACTTAATATAAAAGAGAGATTAAGGAATTTAGGCACAGATATCTGGGAATGAGCATATACAGTCAAAAGTAGTAGCATCACGTTAAACAGACTGCATTGAGTCTCTTTACTAATAGTAGAAGTACAAATTTCTATACCAGTCAAAATATTTCCACGTACCTTAATGTCACTCCCACGAAACAAAATGTACTCATAAACTTTATCATTTGGAGGAATCTGGGGACCGTCTTTCTTACGCCCCTCAGTTCCGTATGATTTCACTGCAATAGAGCACTGGTTAAAAGAAGGCATTTTTTCGATAATTGATGAAAGTTCCAAATGGAAATAACCAATAAGCATGCAGCCAACATCCCATTCTGAAATTAATACTTTAACCCTCTTATCTTGGGAATCACAATTGTAATGCAGAAGTCTTGAGAAACTTATATGACTGACAAAGAAATGCACCAAAGCAGCGCTATAGAAAAACGAAAGTTTATTCCCATCAAGAGAAACCAGTGTTTCACACAAGGGTGGAAGAAGAGCTTCAACATTTGCCCCATTTTAAGCAACTCAATTCAACCAGGCATGATTAAAAGTAAACTTATTTGCACATCATATTGGACTTTATTTTCTAGGGAAAGAAAAGCATACTCAGGTTTATCTGAATTGCAGATCTGACATTTAATATtcagttggaccaaaaattagGAGCATTTAAAACCCAGTGGTGTAAAGCCAGTTATTGGTTACACAAGTGTGCCAAAGCTTTCAAATATCCCATGAGGAAAGTGTGACATATAAATGGGTCAAAGCCATATTAAGAAAAGAATTGATCAAAAGACAAATTTCGAGGCATGAATTTGCCAACCTTACCTAACTACCCAATGATCTAAAGCTAGATACTTAGAATGGACAAGAGAAGAGGTGCACTTAAGGCTCTTATAATCCCCAAAGAGTACAAGCTAAGGGTTGCACTAGCTTAAGGCGCACTGTAGTGTAAGAAACACTCTATTAAAGTgtgctcccaaacatcaatggGCTCTGTCTTGAAGAGGGTGATACCAAACAATAAATATAGCAAGCGAAACACTGTGGATGAGTATGTTAAGGACTTAGGGGAACATAATTGATGAGTATGTTGGT
It includes:
- the LOC132030021 gene encoding protein decapping 5-like, with protein sequence MSNDSEASAAGDSYIGSYISLTSKFEIRYEGVLYHLNPQDSSLGLKNVKSYGTEGRKKDGPQIPPNDKVYEYILFRGSDIKDLQVKSSPPLQVEESLDNDPAIIQSHCAGVSPSSSKSVSLSGGSLTEYGSYKGPTSLNSMPPSHQSVNQFEYGASQATQSNMGSYATPAYQQRYSEPASSNHAPQHSIQPAASHAMMQDLLQTYPLQGPEPFTSAVLPKCVAPVPVVTTANSLSLASIQNLAPQQLPVAPSTNIISPLLSVTSSMPSYAYTPAFPQSSQNVGNSGAPILARMGSNASPLYPVSPFVDSSSGVFRQQPPRLLTPDQLSLPRFPGQLYSDQKDLGVLSSEPLNPSSSFTTSAAQAPLLPLPPAAKKLQSSSEFTEEFDFAAMNEKFNKDEVWGYLGKAKQTAKKMDGEDIAMDNENKGNDDGHGLDANADPKPAYIKDDFFDNISRNTVARGGRNGQNHFSHRMRQDTETFGNHQQRPYPGYGGYGPGHGGHRGAYGYGWGRGYNNYGSRGRGGGYMRM
- the LOC132030020 gene encoding protein MODIFYING WALL LIGNIN-1 produces the protein MENHQFIYPILISFITALGLVSISLCIAAEFKKTKKKDLRFDGELCYLPGSVDFELGIGAIICLVMAQVIGNLLICKIFFSRDHQNSSSKAKKKPTINGFMCVLSWMSFVMAIILIGTGSSMNKSQPLGEGWIDGECYIVKDGVYIISAILVFVTLSSTLGSLILKIKKKNQVETRWQDTSTS